One genomic segment of Theobroma cacao cultivar B97-61/B2 chromosome 6, Criollo_cocoa_genome_V2, whole genome shotgun sequence includes these proteins:
- the LOC18596759 gene encoding rac-like GTP-binding protein RAC13 — MSTARFIKCVTVGDGAVGKTCMLISYTSNTFPTDYVPTVFDNFSANVVVDGSTVNLGLWDTAGQEDYNRLRPLSYRGADVFLLAFSLISKASYENIYKKWIAELRHYAPNVPIVLVGTKLDLRDDKQYLSDHPGATATTTSQGEELKKMIGAVTYIECSSKTQQNVKTVFDAAIKVALRPPKPKRNPRSKRRSCVFL; from the exons ATGAGCACAGCAAGGTTTATCAAGTGCGTCACAGTGGGGGATGGAGCGGTGGGAAAGACTTGCATGCTCATTTCCTACACTAGCAATACCTTTCCAACG GATTATGTTCCAACAGTATTTGACAACTTCAGTGCCAATGTGGTGGTGGATGGCAGCACAGTGAACCTTGGCCTATGGGACACTGCCG GACAGGAAGACTACAACAGGCTAAGACCTTTGAGTTATAGAGGAGCTGATGTGTTTTTGCTAGCCTTTTCTCTGATAAGCAAGGCCAGTTACGAAAACATCTACAAAAAG TGGATAGCTGAGCTTAGGCATTATGCTCCTAATGTGCCAATTGTGCTTGTTGGAACCAAACTAG ATTTGCGAGATGACAAGCAGTACTTGAGTGATCACCCAGGAGCAACAGCAACAACAACTTCTCAG GGAGAGGAACTAAAGAAAATGATAGGAGCAGTTACTTACATTGAATGCAGTTCCAAAACCCAACAG AATGTGAAGACTGTTTTTGATGCTGCAATAAAGGTAGCTTTAAGGCCACCAAAGCCAAAGAGAAACCCTCGCAGCAAGCGAAGATCATGTGTTTTCCTTTGA
- the LOC18596758 gene encoding LOB domain-containing protein 2 encodes MSSGNGEEVLNSRHACAACKHQRRKCDNDCVFAPHFPANRAHYFREVHKIFGVKNVTNLLEHLDDNDRRRAVESLEWEAFAWKEDPVLGPLGLFKKLEKELELLKEQLNNPQPVVPYQTKSGLIGFNHNSAGFVANGDDISIANFGYANSPNLGLDVNMNNYAGFFQRADNMENQGVNNIPVVPYYPIPEGQGRLVMQERVLDPVVRTTPVLPKQDAQSNQIIGSSMRPASHQRGSQGRDHAYYDGSVSGPQARRMH; translated from the coding sequence ATGTCGAGTGGGAACGGCGAAGAAGTCCTAAATTCTCGCCATGCATGCGCAGCTTGCAAGCATCAGAGGAGAAAGTGCGATAACGATTGCGTATTTGCTCCACACTTTCCGGCAAACAGGGCACACTATTTCCGAGAAGTTCACAAGATTTTTGGAGTAAAAAACGTTACAAATCTTTTGGAACATCTTGATGACAACGACAGGAGAAGGGCTGTCGAGTCCCTCGAATGGGAAGCTTTTGCATGGAAGGAAGATCCTGTTCTAGGGCCTCTAGGGCTTTTTAAAAAGCTGGAGAAAGAGCTTGAATTGTTAAAAGAACAGCTGAATAATCCACAGCCGGTTGTGCCTTACCAAACCAAGTCAGGATTGATTGGATTCAACCACAACTCTGCTGGATTTGTTGCTAATGGCGATGACATTAGTATTGCAAATTTTGGTTATGCTAATAGCCCAAATTTAGGGCTAGATGTAAACATGAATAATTACGCTGGATTTTTCCAAAGAGCAGACAATATGGAAAACCAAGGAGTAAATAATATTCCTGTTGTTCCCTACTATCCAATTCCGGAAGGGCAAGGGAGATTAGTAATGCAAGAAAGAGTTCTTGATCCTGTTGTCCGAACAACACCCGTCTTACCAAAACAAGACGCGCAGAGCAATCAAATCATCGGTTCTTCCATGAGGCCAGCATCACATCAACGAGGAAGCCAGGGAAGAGACCATGCATATTATGATGGC